The DNA window TTTTTCAGCCATTTGCAGGGCTTCCATACCACTACTACATAAAATGGTGTTTTCCACTTGCTCATTTAAGAGTGTGCCAATTAATTTCAAATTGGCCGGGTTATCATCTACCGCCATTACTGTCATGGGCAAACGGGGGAGCACAGGAGGCTGAGGCAAACGTTCTGGCAAAAAGCCCGACAGGATATCTTCTTTTTCCAGCCAGATATCAAAATAAAATACCGTCCCTTTAGTTGGCTCACTGGTAAAATCGATTTCTCCGTTCATTTCATTCACCAGCTTTTTGGTGATACTCAATCCTAACCCAGTACCGCCATAATGGCGGGTGATACTCGCATCAGCCTGATTGAACGCCTGAAACAGAATGGGGCGATATTCTGATTTAATACCGATGCCGGTATCGGTCACGGTAAAATCAATGTGTACCATATGGTGTCTCTGCTGACGCAGTTTGATTTCCAGCGTAATACTGCCTTTATCCGTGAATTTTATCGCATTGCCAATTAAGTTAGTGAGTATTTGCTGCAAGCGGATGGGATCACCGATCATCAGATTTGGCAACTTGTCATCAATGTAATGATACAGAGGAAGATTTTTCACATTAGCCGAAGGTGTCAGCAATTCGATAACTTCATTGACGGTATCACGCAGCAGAAAAGGCACCTGATCCAATACCAGTTTATTGGACTCCAGACGTGAAAAATCCAGAATGTCATTGATAATTTTCAGCAGATTATTAGCTGAACGCTCAATGACATAAAGATATTCAGTCTGTTGCGGTGTTATTGGTGTTTTCAACATCTGGCGGGTAAATCCAATAACGCCGTTGAGTGGTGTGCGTAATTCGTGGGACATATTCGCCAGAAATTCTGTTTTTATCCTGACCGCTTCTTGTGCCCGTTTCTTGGCAATAGTCAGTTCAACATTTTGAATTTCCAGCTGCTCCATCGTAATTTGCAGGTCAGAAGTGGCTTGGTCGATATGCAGCTGCATCTCATCTTTATACTTTGACAGGGATTTTGCCACCGTATTGATCCCGTTCTGGAGCGCAGATAATTCTCCCGGCATGGCACCTGTTACTCGCGTGTCTAACTGCCCCTGACGGATACGGTTAACTGCTTTCACCATACAATCCAGGGGTTCTGTCACCTTGCGTACCAAAATGTGGGCAAACAGCGCGGTGCCTCCAAGACAAAGGATCAGCAGAATGATAGAAGTTGCGATTTCTTTGTATTGTTGGAGCTGGGCAGCCCGTAAATCCAGATCAATGGCAATATAACCGATAGGCGTTACATTGTTGATAGCATTGCGCTCCTCATGGACAGAACTGGTTTCTGAGATAATCGGCATTTTCAGGACGATACTATTACTATCTTCTTCTTTAGTCAGGGTTGTCGGTATGGGATCATTTGGCCTGAGGCGCAGCAGATCGACATCATATTTATCATTGGAAATTTCGAATAATTTATGATGTTTATCGAAAATCGCGATAGCCATAACGATTTCGGAATTGCGGTGATGAAGGCTATTTATCAATGATTTTACGCGCTTACTGTTATCCAGATTTATCCCTACCTCACTGGCAATGGATAAAGGTTCAATAATGCTGATCCCACTACGAACTATCAGGCTTTTCAACTCGTAATAGCGGTATGAGATAAATGATATACTCACAAGCGTTCCGACCAGTAGAACAGGAACCAAAATCAGGCTCATCATACGGGTGCGTAGGCTATATTTGGTCATAAGCGTCCATTGTGGGAAAATCAAAACTCAATTTTTCAAACTCAGTCAGAATCATGGTGCAATTTTACTCCCCAAACCGTCGCTCCGTAAACCCAGGTATTATTTCAGTGACCGCAGATAATCTTGATGCTCAAGGGCAGGGTATTGCCCGTCATCAGGGAAAAACGATTTTTATTCCTGGGCTATTACCCGGTGAGCAGGCACAAATCCAACTGACAGAAGAAAAACGCCAGTTTGCTAAAGCTAAGGTAGTAAAACGGTTATCAGATAGCCCATTTCGTGTGGAACCACGCTGTCCGCATTTCAAGGTGTGTGGAGGTTGTCAACAGCAACATGTTGCGACTGAATTACAAGCTAAAACTAAAGCTGGTGTGCTTGAACATCTGATCCAACGAGAAACAGGGGTCAGTATCAGTGCTGAACCTATTATCCACAGCCCGGAATATGGGTATCGGCGCCGGGCAAGGCTTGGTCTGCAATATCAAGTCAAACAACGTAAGTTATTGCTGGGCTTTCGTCAGAGCCAGACCAACGATTTGGTGGATGTTAAACATTGTCCGGTAATGCACCCTGAGCTGGAAAAATTGTTACAGCCATTGTCTCAATGTTTAAACAGCCTGAAAGCAGTTAAGCGACTGGGGCATGTTGAATTAGTTTTGGCGAATAATAGCCCAATAGTTGTTTTACGTCATCTTGACCCCATAAAGCATGAAGACAGAGAGGCTCTGCGCATTTTTTCTGAGCAGTATAAGGTAGCGATTTATCTGGCCGGCGATGAAAAATCCCTTGAACTGTTGTCCTTTGGAGCATTGTTTCCAGGATCTCTGTCTCCTGAACATTTAGCAGAAGGACAATCTGAGCCGTGGTATCAGGTGGGTGGTTTGAAGCTGGTTTTCAGTCCGCGGGATTTTATTCAGGTTAATGATGAAGTTAACCAACAAATGGTAGCTCAGGCCCTGTCGTGGCTGGACTTGCAGCCAGAAGACCGGGTATTGGATCTTTTCTGCGGAATGGGGAACTTTACGTTACCGATAGCCACTAAAGTACAGGCAGTTGTCGGTGTGGAAGGAGTTGCGGCATTGGTTGCAAGTGGGCAATATAATGCCCGGCTAAATGGACTCAATAACATCAGTTTTTTCCACGAAAATCTGGAATCAGATATTCACCAGCAGCCTTGGGCTGCGCAGGGGTTCAATAAAGTGTTGTTGGATCCTGCCCGTGCCGGTGCTGCGGGCGTCATGTCACATATAGTAAAACTGGCCCCTGAAAAAGTGGTTTATGTTTCTTGTAATCCCACAACTTTGGCGCGGGACAGCAAAGTTTTGCTAGAGGCCGGTTATCATCTTGTTAGTGTGCGGATGCTGGATATGTTTCCGCACACTGGTCATCTGGAGTCCATGGCACTGTTCTGCCGTGAGCGGATGACCATCGAGTAGGGAGAAATTATGGTTGCGGTAAGAAGTGCTCATCTCACACCAGCAGGTGAATTTGCTGTCGATAGGTGGATTGCGAGTTTAAACATTGTTAATCCACAATCCAGTGAAAAATTAGCTGAAACATGGCATTACTGTTACGAGAAGGTTCAGGATCAGCCTGATGCAGAGCTACTGTTGTGGCGCGGTGTTGAAATGGTAGAAATCCTGTCTACGTTGAGTATGGATAATGACAGTATGCGTGCAGCACTGCTTTTTCCCTTCCTTGATGCCAAGATAGTCAGCAATGAAATAGTGACAGAAACCTTTGGTAAATCCATCACAGATTTGGTGCACGGTGTGCTGGAAATGGATGCTATCCGCCAGTTGAAAGCTACTCATACCGATTCCACTTGCTCGACTCAAGTGGATAATGTACGTCGTATGTTGCTGGCGATGGTAGAAGATTTTCGTTGTGTGGTTATTAAACTGGCAGAACGGATCGCCTACTTGCGGGAAGTCAAAGATGCCAGTGAAGATGAACGGGTATTGGTCGCAAAAGAGTGTTCCAATATCTATGCACCTCTTGCCAACCGACTGGGTATTGGTCAGTTAAAATGGGAGCTGGAAGATTTTTGCTTCCGTTACCTGCATCCTGATGAATATAAAAAAATAGCTAGTCTTTTACATGAACGCAGGATTGATCGTGAGCAGTATATAGAAAAATTTATCACGACCTTGCGTCGGTATATGCTCAAAGAAGGGATCTCCGCAGATATTTACGGGCGTCCCAAACATATTTACAGCATTTGGCGCAAGATGCAGAAAAAAGCCCTCTCTTTTGATGAACTGTTCGATGTGCGTGCAGTCCGTATTGTCGTTGAACGGTTACAGGATTGCTATGCGGCGTTGGGGATAGTGCATACTCACTATCGTCATTTGCCGGATGAATTTGATGATTATGTTGCCAACCCGAAACCGAACGGTTATCAATCAATCCATACTGTGGTACTGGGGCCAAACGGTAAAACACTTGAAATCCAAATCCGTACCCGTCAGATGCATGATGATGCTGAGCTTGGAGTAGCCGCCCACTGGAAATATAAAGAAGGCACAGCGATTGGTGGCGGTAAATCAGGCAGTTATGAAAACCGGATTGCATGGTTGCGGAAACTGATCGCATGGCAGGAAGAAATGGCAGATACCGGCGAGATGCTGGACGAAGTCCGCAGTCAGGTATTTGATGATCGTGTTTATGTTTTCACACCAAAAGGGGATGTAATTGATTTACCGATTGGTTCAACACCGCTGGATTTTGCTTATCATATTCACAGTGATGTCGGTCATCGCTGCATCGGGGCGAAAATTGGCGGGCGGATTGTGCCGTTCAGTTATCAGCTCCAGATGGGGGATCAGATTGAAGTCATCACCCAGAAACACCCCAATCCAAGCCGTGACTGGCTGAATCCGAACCTTGGCTATGTCACTACCAGCCGTGGACGGGCGAAGATCCATAACTGGTTCCGTAAGCAGGATCGCGATAAGAACATTATTGCCGGACGTCAGATGCTGGACAATGAACTGACACATTTAGGCGTTACGCTTAAAGAGGCTGAAAAAGAACTTATTGCCCGCTATAACGTGAATTCGTTAGAAGAAGTTCTGGCTGGTATCGGTGTGGGCGATATCCGTATTCACCAACTGGCGAATTTCCTGCAAAGCAAATTCAATAAAACCACGGCAGAAGAAGCAGATCGTGAGGCACTCCGTAGTCTGGAGAACAAAACATATTCTCCGCGCAATATGCAAAAAGATAATGGCCGGGTTGTCGTAGAGGGTGTTGGTAATCTGATGCACCATATTGCCCGTTGCTGCCAGCCGATTCCGGGAGATGATATTGTTGGGTTTATTACACGTGGACGCGGAATTTCCATCCACAGAGCAAGCTGTGATCAATTGGCTGAACTGGAAATCAGCGCCCCAGAACGGGTTGTGGATGCTGTGTGGGGAGAGAGTTATTCCAGTGGTTATTCCCTTGTCGTGCGGGTAATTGCTAATGACCGCAGCGGATTACTGCGTGATATCACCACAATACTTGCTAATGAGAAAGTCAATGTACTTGGTGTCAGTAGCCGCAGCGATGTGAAGCAGCAACTGGCTACGATTGATATGAACATTGAGATTTATAATTTACAGGTGTTGGGACGAGTGCTGGCGAAACTCAACCAACTGCCTGATGTCATTGAAGCCAGACGCCTGCACGGTGATTAGAAAAATATGGATAAGATAAATACAACCTCAATTGAACGTCTCAAAGAGATTATGGCGCAACTGCGCCATCCTCAACTTGGTTGCCCATGGGATAAGGTACAAACTTCTTCTACTATTGCTCCTTACACGCTGGAAGAAACCTATGAAGTCATTGATGCTATTGAACGCAATGATACCAATGCTCTGAAAGAAGAACTGGGTGATTTGCTGTTTCACATTGTCTTTTATGCCCAGATGGCACAAGAAGAGCAATTGTTCAATTTTGACGATATTTGTGACGCGGTTTGCGACAAACTGGAGCGCAGGCACCCGCACATTTTCAATCAACAGTCAGATATCAGCAGTGAAGAAGCTATCGGGAGTTGGGAGCAACGTAAGACAGCAGAAAGAGCCGCAAAAGATCAACATTCGGTATTGGATGACATTCCCGCCAGTCTGCCTGCACTGATGAAAGCGTATAAAATCCAGAAACGCTGTGCTTCTGTTGGTTTTGATTGGGATACCGTCGGACCCGTACTGGATAAAGTTTATGAAGAGATCGACGAGGTGATGGATGAAGCGAAACAGGCGGTTGTAATTGATGCGCGTGTGGAGGAAGAACTTGGCGATTTACTGTTTGCAGTAGTTAACTTATCCCGCCATTTAGGGCATAAACCTGAAATGGCGTTACAAAAAGCTTGTCAGAAATTTGAAAGCCGCTTTCGTAATGTTGAGAGGCTTCTCCACGATAAAGGATTGTCATTGGAAACTGCCACATTGGATCAAATGGAAGCGATGTGGCAGAGGGTGAAAAAACAGCAATCTTAATTTTAATCGGGTTGCAGTTCATGCCGGGCAGCTTCGGCAATAAAATGGCTGCGATCCCGATATCTTAAAGGATGTTGCTTAACCTGATTATTAATGCGTTTTATAAGTGTGTCAGGTAATGAGCAACTGTCTTTCACTTTGAACTTTAAACCGTGTGGTCTGGATCATTACGAAGTGCCACAGCGGCAAAGTGGGTATCGGTACAAACAGAAATATATAAAAAAAGATAACCATTCAATACATAACTAAAAAATTCCACCCAGAAACTATAATCTTGTACTACACTAATAGTGTGTCTATAGTAAATATATCTCTCGTCTCTGTCGATTTAATTACTGACAAAATCAATTGTGACGATTCATAATATAATACTGAGACAAATCTTTTTAAGGCTAAAATTGGAAACGATTTTACCAAAGTCATGTTTATAACCAATAACATAGGGAATTTGAGTTGCAATAAATGTCTGGTTAATAAAAAAGTAGAAATACAGTTATGAATAATACGGGAGAAATTATTATGTCTGATATAAGAAAAGGAAAAGTTTTCCTTTCTACTTGGTGGGATAACAGTAAGATTAAGTTAGTGATAATTCGTCACCGCAGAGGTAATCATCATGATGAAGAAGAATCTCGGATTTTAGAGGATTTTGGTTCGTACGAACGAGAAATACCTGTCATGGATATTACATATGATGTAAGTTTGAACCCACAATCCGATTGTTGGCGGGTATTGATTATCACAGATGACTGGAAAGTATATACAATAAAAGATGATTACTTTTGCAATCTCAAAAACGATGATAATGGTAATGTTCATATAAAACTTAACAATGGACGAATGCAAATGTATGTAAGTTTTTCCTCCTCCGATGGTTGCATACAAGATATTTATAAAATTGGTGAGTGGTAAATATTTCAGAGATGTAATATTTTTATATTTTATTTAATAACATTTATATTAAAATTAACAGTCAAATCTGACAATTACAATAAAAGCCATCTTTCGGAGAACTCAATAAAAATTTTATAATTAAAATGCAAAAGTTAGTGCCATTTAAAAAAACGAGTAAAACGAAATTTATTATTAATCATGAAAACAAAAGATTAATTATTTTCAATAAGTCTAGCGAATAAGGCAGACAATATAGTTGCCTTGTTCGCTAGAATAACTAAATTTGTTTTATATGTACCCAATTAACTTGAAGATGCAGGATTCAAGATTTGAAAAATATCATTCAAGCGGTAAATAAGTTCATTGGCTTTTTCTTTCAGCATGACATTAAAGAAGTGATGAATCTCCTCGTGAAAGACGATGGGGTTCGCAAGATAATGGTTATTGCACACGTGTTCATTCATGTATTTCCAAAGTCGCTCCGCCGGATTTAGGTTGGGGCTGTGAGGAGGGAGATAGTGCAGCTCAATATTGAGGACAACTGCGATGTCTTTTACCAATTCTGTACGGTAATAGAATGCACCATCCAGAATGATGTGGATTTTTTGTGAAAGGGGAGGGACGTTTCCCGAATGGCACCGTGAGGGCACACATAGTGTTGAGATATGGTGTTGAGATGAGTACGGCTGTAGTAGGACTCCAATGTTATTTAGTTTTCTTTGGAATTGGATAGATAAAAGAGATAGAGTTTGTAGCACATTTAAGGTTAGGGTATACTGCTTTCCCGTCCTGTTATATTCATCATCCTTTTAAACCTAAACTTTCAGGTTCAGCATGAAAACTAATTATATTTTTGTGACCGGCGGGGTCGTATCCTCTCTGGGTAAAGGCATTGCCGCAGCCTCTTTGGCGGCCATACTCGAAGCCCGTGGACTCAATGTCACCATTATGAAACTGGACCCGTATATCAACGTTGATCCAGGTACAATGAGCCCAACCCAACACGGGGAAGTTTTCGTTACCGAAGATGGCGCTGAAACTGATCTCGATTTAGGCCATTACGAACGTTTCATTCGAACCAAAATGACACGTCGCAATAACTTCACGACAGGTCGTGTTTACTCCGAAGTTCTGCGCAAAGAACGCCGTGGCGATTATCTGGGCGCAACCATTCAGGTTATTCCTCACATCACTAATGAAATCAAAGACCGTATCATCCGTGGCGCGGAAGGTTACGATGTTGTGCTGGTGGAAATTGGCGGTACTGTAGGTGATATCGAATCCCTGCCATTCCTTGAAGCTATTCGTCAGATGGCGGTAGAAGTCGGCCGTGAGAATACTCTGTTTATGCATCTGACTCTGGTGCCTTATATGGCAGCAGCAGGCGAAGTGAAAACTAAACCTACCCAGCATTCTGTGAAAGAGCTGCTTTCCATTGGTATTCAGCCGGATGTTTTGATCTGCCGTTCAGATCGCACTATTCCAGCTAATGAGCGGGCGAAAATTGCACTTTTCTGTAACGTACCAGAAAAAGCCGTTATCTCTTTAAAAGATGTTGATTCTATTTATAAAATTCCTGCCCTCTTGAAATCTCAGGGCTTAGATGATTATATTTGTAAACGATTCAGCATCGAATGCTCAGAAGCTGACCTGTCTGAATGGGAACAGGTTATTTATGAAGAAGCAAATCCGTCAGGCGAAGTGACCATCGGTATGGTGGGCAAATATATTGAGCTGCCGGATGCGTATAAATCAGTTATTGAAGCACTGAAGCACGGTGGATTGAAAAATCGTCTGACCGTCAACATCAAACTGATTGATTCTCAGGACGTCGAAACCCGCGGTGTTGAAGTATTGAAAGATCTGGATGCGATTCTGGTGCCAGGTGGTTTCGGTGGTCGTGGCATCGAAGGCAAAATTATGACAGCACGTTACGCCCGTGAAAATAAAGTCCCTTACCTGGGAATTTGTCTGGGCATGCAGGTTGCCCTGATTGAATTTGCACGTAATGTTGCAGGTATGGAAAGGGCTAACTCTACTGAATTTGAGCCTGAATGTAAGTTACCAGTTGTAGGTCTGATCACTGAATGGCGTGATGAGAACGGCAACTTAGAAGTACGCAGTGAAGAGAGCGATCTCGGCGGAACGATGCGTGTTGGTGGCCAATTGTGTCATCTGACTGAAAACAGTCTGGTACGTAAACTTTATGGTCAGGACGATATTATTGAACGTCACCGCCATCGTTATGAAGTGAACAATCTATTGTTGAAACGCATTGAAGACGCGGGCTTACGTGTTGCCGGCCGCTCAATCGACAATAAATTGGTGGAAATCATTGAGAACCCGAACCATCCATGGTTTGTGGCATGTCAGTTCCACCCTGAATTTACTTCAACGCCTCGCGATGGTCATCCGTTATTTGCCGGTTTTGTTGAAGCCGCCCGCAAATACCAGAAAGGCCAGTGAAATAAAATATGGGGTGATTGATGGGGGGTTACTCGATCCTTTGAGTGACCATCAATTGCCCGGAATTTAACTTGTACTGAGGAAAACCTAATGTCCAAAATCGTTAAAGTGCTCGGCCGTGAAATCATCGACTCCCGTGGTAATCCAACGGTAGAAGCAGAAGTACATCTGGAAGGCGGCTTTGTTGGTCTGGCTGCGGCACCATCAGGTGCATCAACGGGTTCTCGTGAAGCGCTGGAACTGCGTGATGGCGATAAATCCCGTTTTATGGGTAAAGGTGTACTGAAAGCAATTGCAGCGGTTAACGGTCCAATTGCTCAGGCTCTGGTTGGTCAGGATGCGAAAGATCAGGTCAATATCGATAAGATCATGATCGAATTGGATGGTACTGAAAACAAATCTAACTTCG is part of the Xenorhabdus cabanillasii genome and encodes:
- a CDS encoding ATP-binding protein is translated as MTKYSLRTRMMSLILVPVLLVGTLVSISFISYRYYELKSLIVRSGISIIEPLSIASEVGINLDNSKRVKSLINSLHHRNSEIVMAIAIFDKHHKLFEISNDKYDVDLLRLRPNDPIPTTLTKEEDSNSIVLKMPIISETSSVHEERNAINNVTPIGYIAIDLDLRAAQLQQYKEIATSIILLILCLGGTALFAHILVRKVTEPLDCMVKAVNRIRQGQLDTRVTGAMPGELSALQNGINTVAKSLSKYKDEMQLHIDQATSDLQITMEQLEIQNVELTIAKKRAQEAVRIKTEFLANMSHELRTPLNGVIGFTRQMLKTPITPQQTEYLYVIERSANNLLKIINDILDFSRLESNKLVLDQVPFLLRDTVNEVIELLTPSANVKNLPLYHYIDDKLPNLMIGDPIRLQQILTNLIGNAIKFTDKGSITLEIKLRQQRHHMVHIDFTVTDTGIGIKSEYRPILFQAFNQADASITRHYGGTGLGLSITKKLVNEMNGEIDFTSEPTKGTVFYFDIWLEKEDILSGFLPERLPQPPVLPRLPMTVMAVDDNPANLKLIGTLLNEQVENTILCSSGMEALQMAEKHPLDLILMDIQMADMDGIQTSKQIHQLPEHKQTPIIAVTAFLCDETHNRVHSPFTDCLSKPLDEVHLKALLNQYSPTKKPQAIDWQLALQQAAGKESLAWEMLEMFVQSLPEMKTMIEQALTSEGESHRKPFAHHVHKLHGSCCYNGVPRLKAICELIEKQLKQETPLADLEPELLEFIDEINHVIAAVPDILRTAKVLT
- the rlmD gene encoding 23S rRNA (uracil(1939)-C(5))-methyltransferase RlmD; protein product: MVQFYSPNRRSVNPGIISVTADNLDAQGQGIARHQGKTIFIPGLLPGEQAQIQLTEEKRQFAKAKVVKRLSDSPFRVEPRCPHFKVCGGCQQQHVATELQAKTKAGVLEHLIQRETGVSISAEPIIHSPEYGYRRRARLGLQYQVKQRKLLLGFRQSQTNDLVDVKHCPVMHPELEKLLQPLSQCLNSLKAVKRLGHVELVLANNSPIVVLRHLDPIKHEDREALRIFSEQYKVAIYLAGDEKSLELLSFGALFPGSLSPEHLAEGQSEPWYQVGGLKLVFSPRDFIQVNDEVNQQMVAQALSWLDLQPEDRVLDLFCGMGNFTLPIATKVQAVVGVEGVAALVASGQYNARLNGLNNISFFHENLESDIHQQPWAAQGFNKVLLDPARAGAAGVMSHIVKLAPEKVVYVSCNPTTLARDSKVLLEAGYHLVSVRMLDMFPHTGHLESMALFCRERMTIE
- the relA gene encoding GTP diphosphokinase translates to MVAVRSAHLTPAGEFAVDRWIASLNIVNPQSSEKLAETWHYCYEKVQDQPDAELLLWRGVEMVEILSTLSMDNDSMRAALLFPFLDAKIVSNEIVTETFGKSITDLVHGVLEMDAIRQLKATHTDSTCSTQVDNVRRMLLAMVEDFRCVVIKLAERIAYLREVKDASEDERVLVAKECSNIYAPLANRLGIGQLKWELEDFCFRYLHPDEYKKIASLLHERRIDREQYIEKFITTLRRYMLKEGISADIYGRPKHIYSIWRKMQKKALSFDELFDVRAVRIVVERLQDCYAALGIVHTHYRHLPDEFDDYVANPKPNGYQSIHTVVLGPNGKTLEIQIRTRQMHDDAELGVAAHWKYKEGTAIGGGKSGSYENRIAWLRKLIAWQEEMADTGEMLDEVRSQVFDDRVYVFTPKGDVIDLPIGSTPLDFAYHIHSDVGHRCIGAKIGGRIVPFSYQLQMGDQIEVITQKHPNPSRDWLNPNLGYVTTSRGRAKIHNWFRKQDRDKNIIAGRQMLDNELTHLGVTLKEAEKELIARYNVNSLEEVLAGIGVGDIRIHQLANFLQSKFNKTTAEEADREALRSLENKTYSPRNMQKDNGRVVVEGVGNLMHHIARCCQPIPGDDIVGFITRGRGISIHRASCDQLAELEISAPERVVDAVWGESYSSGYSLVVRVIANDRSGLLRDITTILANEKVNVLGVSSRSDVKQQLATIDMNIEIYNLQVLGRVLAKLNQLPDVIEARRLHGD
- the mazG gene encoding nucleoside triphosphate pyrophosphohydrolase codes for the protein MDKINTTSIERLKEIMAQLRHPQLGCPWDKVQTSSTIAPYTLEETYEVIDAIERNDTNALKEELGDLLFHIVFYAQMAQEEQLFNFDDICDAVCDKLERRHPHIFNQQSDISSEEAIGSWEQRKTAERAAKDQHSVLDDIPASLPALMKAYKIQKRCASVGFDWDTVGPVLDKVYEEIDEVMDEAKQAVVIDARVEEELGDLLFAVVNLSRHLGHKPEMALQKACQKFESRFRNVERLLHDKGLSLETATLDQMEAMWQRVKKQQS
- the pyrG gene encoding glutamine hydrolyzing CTP synthase, which codes for MKTNYIFVTGGVVSSLGKGIAAASLAAILEARGLNVTIMKLDPYINVDPGTMSPTQHGEVFVTEDGAETDLDLGHYERFIRTKMTRRNNFTTGRVYSEVLRKERRGDYLGATIQVIPHITNEIKDRIIRGAEGYDVVLVEIGGTVGDIESLPFLEAIRQMAVEVGRENTLFMHLTLVPYMAAAGEVKTKPTQHSVKELLSIGIQPDVLICRSDRTIPANERAKIALFCNVPEKAVISLKDVDSIYKIPALLKSQGLDDYICKRFSIECSEADLSEWEQVIYEEANPSGEVTIGMVGKYIELPDAYKSVIEALKHGGLKNRLTVNIKLIDSQDVETRGVEVLKDLDAILVPGGFGGRGIEGKIMTARYARENKVPYLGICLGMQVALIEFARNVAGMERANSTEFEPECKLPVVGLITEWRDENGNLEVRSEESDLGGTMRVGGQLCHLTENSLVRKLYGQDDIIERHRHRYEVNNLLLKRIEDAGLRVAGRSIDNKLVEIIENPNHPWFVACQFHPEFTSTPRDGHPLFAGFVEAARKYQKGQ